The Perognathus longimembris pacificus isolate PPM17 chromosome 3, ASM2315922v1, whole genome shotgun sequence nucleotide sequence aagaaagaaagaaagaaaaacccaggagATACACCCAGATAAATCTCACAGCCTGCATTCTGAACCCGCAGTGCTATGGCTTCAACTAAAGGATATGAGGCTGGGTGacttccctcccccatctcccaccTCCCATGGCTTACAGCGCATGACAGCTTCCTTGACTTGGCAAAATCCACCATCCGGGCCACTGCCATCCACATAGTACATGAATCGCAGTTCAGGTGGATAGGCAGCTCTGGTCAGGCCTGATAACAAGGGGATGGTGCAGCCCTCAGCCCCGGGGGCTTGGGTCAGGGCCTGCAGCATCTGGTACTTGCACCATGGGTCACGGAGGAAGCCTGGGGTGATGAGTAGCACCCTGCAGTGACTATTGCTCAGAGCCTGGCACAGCTCAGACACAATGGCGCCACCTGGCGTTGCATCTCGAAGCTGCAGGAAGCAGCGCAGGCTGACAGTATTGCCCTCCAGGTAGGAGACCAGCTCCTGGGCCACGGCCAGGTCCTCGTCACTGTGGCACACGCAGACATCGTAGTCTTTGCTCCAGCGGCCACTGCTGCTGGGGTCCACAGGTGTTGGCGATGAGGTGGCAGACACATCTGGACCGAGGCTTGAGGATGGGAGGATGTCCTCTGAGGCCAGCTGTGAGCTGTCACTGGGGTGGCTTTTGCAGGAAGCAGGCCTCTCCTTGGGCTTCTTTACCAGTGCTTGCCTAAACCAGTCTGTGGAGGAGAAACATGCCGCTCAGGCCTGTGCCtgctaatctcagcctccctgctCACGGCACGAGGGAGCCCCACTACTAAGGGAGGACAGGCAGAACTCTAGCCAGCTCCCCAAACTATGAAACAGTACCTTACTCCCAGAGACCTCCTGCTCTGCTACTGcatgtgtttgtgccagtcctgaggcttgaactcatggcctgggggctgaccctgagcttttctgctcactgttagcactctatcccttgagccaaaactccacttccagctcttttttttgttgtttttttgtttgtttgtttgttttggttagttggagataagagtctcctagactctcttgccaaggctggcttcaaacctgcattgttagatcgcagcctcctgagtagctaagattatagacctgccaccagcatccagctattaTTTATACACCTTTCAGGTCTTGCCTAAGAGCTTTCTCTATCATTACAGGTCCTGAAAAGACATGAAAACTCTGAAACCTTCTGTGGGGATGTTTTTAGCACCCTGCTCTACTAGAGagatggtagtgtgtgtgtgtgtgtgtgtgtgtgtgtgtgtgtgcctatagtcccagctactcaggaggcagaggcagtgaGCCTGGGAGTTCAGGAAAACCTCCTTtcaagaaaacagcaacaaaaaagaaaaaaacagcaacaagcaaACAGGGTTCAGGATGTAGCtccgtggtagagcacttgcctagcatgcacaagagcTGGGTTTGATAACTCAATTACTGCAATAAAAAAGAGACCAAGACAGTCTCACCTAGCTTCATGTTCTTTGAGAGCTGGTAGTTCCCGCCCACCTTAAACAGAATGTCTCACTAATGCTGACTAGTCACCCATGAATGAGTCTGTAAACAGAGCTATGTGCAAGGGTAAGGGTCAAGCAGGCCTAAAGCCCCTCCCAACACTAACAGACAGGGACGTTAGATTAAGGTTGGCTACTCATTAtttaagggaaagggagaagattgCCATCTACTTAGCCCTGAAAAATCCTAGGTTGTTGCTACAAGAACACAGAACTTACTGAATCAGAACCCTCATGTTGGGGCCAGATACCCAGATTGGGTGGGAGAGTGGGATGGGATGGTGgttactggaaattgaactctgacccttgcacttgctagccaagcactctgccactggagttgtgcccctagtccttttttttttttttttttttttttttttttgccagtcctgggccttggactcagggcctgagcactgtccctggcttctctatgctgaaggccagcactctgccacttgagccacagcgccacttctggccattttctatatatacggtgctggggaattgaacccagggcttcatgtatagcaggcaagcacttttgccactaggccatattctcagccccgcccctagtccttttgcttttcagtttttCAGAGAGGATCttgcacttttgcccaggctggcctcagagtaCAATCCTCtaccttcacctcctgagtagctggagttacaggtgtgtACAACCATGCCAGGTTCTGGCACCCAGATCTGATGGTGAACCTACTGAGTGCTTTCTCTGGGGCCTTGCGCAATTAGTCATTTCCTCGTCTGTTAAATGGGTTCTTTTCAGTTGTTGAAGGGTTACTTAGGTAACTCAGTGTCTGGTGTATTTTAAGTTCTCTATAAAGATACTAAACCTCAGCTGTGGATCAGGATAGGCAGTTTAGTATTCTGGGGACTTCttagtctctctctctacttGGCTCCTTCCTCTAAATGGTCCTGGAATTACGATTTAGATAACAGGAAACACAATGTTAAGCATATAGCACAGTGGTTTCCAGACTAGGAAAATGGACTCCGTAGGCCTGAAGAACCCTTGAGCTAAAGGATTGAAGGATCAACCAATGCAAGCCAGGTACCACtggttatgcctgtaatcctagctatctgaggatcgaggttcgaaggCAGGCCACAGAGGAgaacccatgagactttttttgtaccagtattggggcttgaactcagggcctgagcactgtctctgagccttttttttttttttaactcaaggctagtgctttacctctgagccaaagctctatttctggattttttggtaggtaagataagaatctcctggactttcctgtctaggctgcctccaaatcacaatccttctagcagactcttatctctaattaatcagcaaaaaactggaagcggagctgtagttcaggtggtagagtgctcgccttaagCCACAtagctaagcaagagtgagaggacttgagttcaagccccagtactggcacaaaaaaaaaaaaaaaaagagagaaagaatccaCTCACACATGCTTTCTTCTTCACTATCGACAGAACATccaagaactggggctgggaatatggcctagtggcaagagcacttgccttgtatacatgaggccctgggttcaattccccagcaccacatatatagaaaatggccagaaatggcgctgtggctcaagtggcagagtgctagcattgagcaaaaaagaagccagggacagtgctcaggcaaaaaaaagaagaagaagaagaagaacatccAAGAACTGAAGTCCAGGATGGAGCTGCACTCTATTCATCAGCCTTCCTGCATCTCCCCCATGTTTAGACCAGGCAGGCCTTCACCTAACCAACATGGGGACTGAGTATCACACTCTTTAGAAGCAAGCAAAAGCAGAATTCATTAGGAGACAGGCTCCACTCACCAGCCATCTTGCCCCGAGGCTTCTTGGAATGGGAGTGAGGAGATGAGGAGGCCATGATGTTGGGCTACAAATGAACCCTATGAGACTAGGAGGGAAGCAAAAGATGGGAGGGGACCCAGCGGTGACATCGTAAAACAGCCATCCTacaagggacagagagagagagagagtgagagagtcaCAAAACTGTGCCTACCCTATCCTCAGACCCAGGGTATGGGCTTGCAAAAGTTCCATTTTTCTCCTGGTGCCTAACAGACTCAGTCTATAAATGAGACTTAACATGAGACTGGGCTGGACCAGGAAAAGTCACAGTCGTTGGAGCTGATTCAGGATAAACCCAGAACTGTGGTCAGACTTACTAAGTATGAGCTCAGCATGAGTGGCAGAGTGAGTGTTCTCTGCTCTACCTGGCTCAAGAACACATTCAGAATTTGGGGAGACTGGGCTGGCAGGCAGCTCTTTAGAGGGGTAAATGCTTGTATGGGAGAAGGACAATTACTATTTGGACAGATAATTGTGTATCCAGGTAAATGGGTGCTAAGGAGCAGTACTTGCAGGCAGCCTTgtaagacttttttgttttgctttgttttgtcttcaCCAAATCTGTCTTCCTCTAAATGACCCAAGGGATCTGCCCATCCAGCACTGGGCTGTCAGCTTAGGGAGACTGTGTCACGAAGTGATATGGAGAGGGCTGCTGACTGCAGGCAGAGAGCCAGGATTCTCACTTCTTGTTACCTGAGGCCTTCAGTCATCTTGCTAAGCTCCAGTATCGCCATCTGTGAAACGGACATACTGTAAATGTTAGAAACTGCTTCTCAAGATTATTGCAAGAATCACTCAAGGTAGTTTATGTAATGTGCTTACAAAATGTTGTAGAATAATGTGTCTTTAAAATAACTTatccagggctaggaatatggcctagcggtaaagtgcttgccttgcatacatgaagccctgggtttgattcctcagcaccacatatatagaaaaagccagaagggcgctgtggctcaagtggtagagtgcaagccttgagcaagtaaagccaggaacagtgctcaggccccgagttcaagttccaggactggcaaacaaaaccaaaaacccaaacaacttattcagtcaggcactggtggctcatgcttgtaacttcagctactcaggaggctga carries:
- the LOC125349499 gene encoding toll/interleukin-1 receptor domain-containing adapter protein, translating into MASSSPHSHSKKPRGKMADWFRQALVKKPKERPASCKSHPSDSSQLASEDILPSSSLGPDVSATSSPTPVDPSSSGRWSKDYDVCVCHSDEDLAVAQELVSYLEGNTVSLRCFLQLRDATPGGAIVSELCQALSNSHCRVLLITPGFLRDPWCKYQMLQALTQAPGAEGCTIPLLSGLTRAAYPPELRFMYYVDGSGPDGGFCQVKEAVMRYLQTLS